One window of Amaranthus tricolor cultivar Red isolate AtriRed21 chromosome 13, ASM2621246v1, whole genome shotgun sequence genomic DNA carries:
- the LOC130798182 gene encoding TORTIFOLIA1-like protein 2 isoform X2, with amino-acid sequence MKQRTELKTKGPRKLGNSQQIVYELKHRVVLSLNKISDRDTYQIGVQELEKLAESLKPDGMIPFLSCILDSDSEQKSAVRKECVRMMGVLVKLHGDLVGPHLGKMVASIVKRLKDQDTVVRDTCVDTMGVFAAEFGKHQVESDGIFVLLVRPFFEALGDQNKQIQTGAALCLARVIDNIIDPPISILQKILARSMKLLKNPHFKAKPSVIELNKSLIQAGGALSHSALSTSICSIQGALKDNDWTTRKAASLALGEIASRGGPLLAPFRASCVQALESCRFDKVKPVRETVLQALHCWRSIERKNVPECSDTMSTIKDSPSRDDYGDLVPACSSLWKDIAQENLKANFVRKRAPVSTRKLCSKFADTSGKSNECEWHVGVAVPKMHPGFPRLLHNDESESSSACKTQETITADVISMQGIGYEYDLSDEKQEYTSVSNHVSDDFTNKFMSSIHRHSGRGDIIMSEGSEKLFLVGKTDVETEKSHTPKMEDRRSLDSTVTEAEECDSVHVYCSQTENEISSIRKQLLEIEKKQSNLMDLFQGFAMSTMDTLSVIQSKVSSLEHAVDKIAHDVHDKTSARPLRKNEIWEGKAVVIKSKSKSIRPCLDSQRRPLSMVNRNFIGAEPETDTAYDLHSMSYHQNIKNDWPNPSTSPSNAQHRARVKENGIYKHIKGLLCEGDIDSAYREALYSGDQQLLIELIDGTGPVLDRLSNETINNLLTTLASYVSEHIIIESIYPWLQQVVDLSGIHGPNCVPLSMKVRREILSALQKALDVDVTNPTKRRMVAQLAMNLQQIWG; translated from the exons ATGAAGCAAAGAACTGAGCTGAAAACAAAAGGTCCCAGAAAGTTGGGTAATTCTCAGCAAATTGTGTATGAACTTAAGCATCGAGTAGTTCTTTCGCTAAATAAGATTTCTGATCGTGATACTTATCAAATTGGAGTTCAGGAGCTGGAAAAACTAGCTGAAAGTTTAAAACCTGATGGAATGATCCCATTTTTGTCTTGCATATTGGATTCTGATTCAGAGCAGAAAAGTGCTGTTCGCAAGGAGTGCGTCAGGATGATGGGTGTGTTAGTGAAATTGCACGGCGATCTTGTAGGTCCACACTTGGGGAAGATGGTAGCTTCAATCGTAAAGAGACTGAAGGATCAGGACACTGTTGTCAGAGATACATGTGTGGATACAATGGGTGTTTTTGCAGCAGAATTTGGAAAACATCAAGTGGAAAGTGATGGTATATTTGTTTTGTTAGTGAGACCGTTTTTCGAGGCCTTAGGTGATCAGAACAAGCAGATTCAAACTGGTGCTGCATTGTGTCTTGCAAGGGTCATTGACAATATTATCGATCCTCCGATTTCGATCTTGCAAAAGATTTTGGCTCGCAGCATGAAGCTGCTCAAGAATCCACACTTTAAGGCTAAACCATCAGTGATTGAATTGAACAAAAGCCTTATTCAG GCGGGAGGTGCTTTGTCGCATAGTGCTTTATCTACTTCAATTTGTAGCATCCAAGGAGCCCTTAAAGATAATGATTGGACAACTCGTAAGGCTGCGTCATTAGCACTGGGAGAGATAGCTTCAAGAGGGGGACCCTTACTAGCACCTTTTAGGGCTTCTTGTGTGCAAGCACTTGAATCATGTCGCTTTGATAAG GTTAAACCAGTAAGAGAAACAGTATTACAGGCTCTTCATTGTTGGAGAAGTATTGAAAGGAAAAATGTGCCTGAATGTTCAGATACAATGTCTACTATAAAAG ATAGTCCAAGTAGAGATGACTATGGGGATCTGGTTCCTGCTTGTAGCTCTTTGTGGAAAGATATTGCTCAGGAAAATTTGAAAGCCAATTTTGTCAGGAAAAGAGCTCCAGTCTCGACTAGAAAACTATGTTCTAAATTTGCTGATACATCTGGTAAGTCTAATGAATGTGAGTGGCATGTGGGTGTTGCTGTTCCAAAGATGCATCCTGGTTTTCCCCGACTTCTTCATAACGACGAATCTGAGAGTAGCTCAGCCTGTAAGACGCAAGAAACGATAACAGCTGATGTCATAAGCATGCAAGGGATTGGGTATGAGTATGATCTAAGCGATGAAAAGCAAGAGTATACATCTGTTTCTAATCATGTCTCAGATGATTTTACTAATAAGTTTATGTCATCTATTCATCGCCATTCTGGTAGAGGTGATATTATAATGTCTGAAGGGAGTGAGAAACTGTTTTTAGTGGGAAAAACTGATGTTGAAACTGAAAAGTCACATACTCCAAAGATGGAAGATCGTAGAAGTCTTGATTCTACTGTAACTGAAGCTGAAGAGTGCGATTCCGTGCATGTTTATTGTTCTCAGACAGAAAATGAGATAAGCTCAATCAGAAAACAGCTTCTGGAAATAGAAAAGAAACAGTCAAACTTGATGGATCTTTTTCAG GGATTTGCAATGAGCACCATGGACACTTTGTCTGTGATACAGTCGAAGGTTTCAAGTCTTGAACATGCTGTCGACAAAATAGCACATGATGTTCAT GACAAAACTTCTGCACGACCTTTAAGAAAGAACGAGATTTGGGAGGGGAAAGCAGTAGTGATCAAAAGTAAGAGCAAGTCTATTCGCCCGTGTCTAGACTCTCAGAGACGGCCATTATCAATGGTCAATAGGAACTTTATAGGAGCTGAACCTGAAACGGATACTGCCTATGATCTGCACAGCATGAGTTAccatcaaaatataaaaaatgactGGCCCAATCCTTCAACTTCCCCTAGTAATGCTCAGCATCGGGCAAGAGTGAAGGAAAATGGCATTTATAAACATATCAAGGGCCTTCTCTGTGAAGGGGATATTGATTCTGCGTACAGAGAAGCTCTCTATTCAGGTGATCAACAACTTCTGATTGAGCTCATTGACGGAACTGGACCTGTGCTGGATCGTTTATCAAACGAGACTATCAACAATCTGTTAACCACTTTAGCATCATATGTCTCAGAACATATAATCATCGAGTCTATATACCCTTGGTTGCAGCAG GTAGTAGATTTGAGTGGAATTCATGGACCAAACTGTGTTCCTCTTTCAATGAAAGTGAGAAGAGAGATTCTATCAGCATTGCAGAAAGCATTGGATGTCGATGTTACTAATCCTACAAAGCGACGAATGGTTGCCCAACTGGCTATGAATTTGCAACAAATTTGGGGTTAA
- the LOC130798357 gene encoding peptidyl-prolyl cis-trans isomerase FKBP17-2, chloroplastic-like, with the protein MASSSSFTTQTFISHTISTTRQLIISPSSKIQPPSSQQPQSNSSFSNSVENNKPLTPIQSNIDNIVNKKATPTKVETTDWIASSLTRRFGLGAGLAWVSFLAFGVVSEQIKTRLEVSQQQANIRDLDKEEEIVLPNGIRYYDMRIGGGASPRIGDLVVIDLKGSIKDSGEVFVDTFDKKNKSLALLMGSRPYTRGMCEGIEYVLKTMKAGGKRRVIVPPKLGYCDNGADFGSDVSIPPCATLEYIVEVDKVSIAPA; encoded by the exons ATggcctcatcatcatcattcacaACCCAAACATTTATTTCGCATACAATCTCAACAACACGGCAACTAATCATCTCACCTTCTTCTAAAATACAACCACCTTCATCTCAACAACCTCAATCTAATTCATCTTTTTCCAATTCCGTGGAAAATAATAAGCCATTAACACCCATTCAATCTAATATTGAtaatattgttaataaaaaagcTACACCAACAAAAGTAGAGACCACTGATTGGATTGCTTCTTCCTTGACTCGAAGGTTCGGCCTTGGCGCAGGCCTTGCTTGGGtttcttttcttgcttttgGGGTCGTATCTGAGCAAATTAAGACCAGGCTTGAAGTTTCTCAACAGCAAGCTAACATCAG GGATTTGgacaaagaagaagaaattgtTTTGCCAAATGGCATAAG GTACTATGATATGAGAATTGGTGGAGGTGCATCTCCAAGAATTGGGGACTTGGTTGTGATAGACTTGAAAGGTAGCATTAAAGATAGTGGTGAAGTATTTGTTGACACCTTTGATAAGAAAAACAAATCACTTGCTCTATTAATGGGTTCAAGGCCATACACAAGAGGAATGTGTGAAGGAATAGAGTATGTGTTGAAGACTATGAAAGCTGGTGGTAAAAGAAGAGTTATAGTCCCTCCTAAATTAGGTTATTGTGACAATGGTGCTGATTTCGGTTCAGATGTTTCAATACCTCCATGTGCAACTCTTGAGTATATTGTGGAGGTTGATAAAGTTTCCATTGCACCTGCTTAA
- the LOC130798356 gene encoding beta-amyrin 28-monooxygenase-like — protein MEWFLIFLFLSFLFVILLSLQTLFYRQKTIISSTNLPPGKSGWPFLGETVDFLSTGWKGHPEQFVNDRMIKYSQECFKTSILGESVAIICGPMGNKFLFSNEDKLVTTWWPDSVNKVFPTSLQTNSKEESKKMRKLLPQFLKADSLQKYIGIMDSISQKHFTNEWENKKNIIIFPLAKKYTFWVACRLFLSINDPNHIAHFANPFNVIASGIISIPINFPGTPFNKAIKAANFIRKELKLIIQQRKIDLAENKGRNNEDILSYMLSVRDENGKNMNEMDIADKILGLLIGGHDTASVVITFIVKYLAELPHIYDLVYQEQMEIAKSKAPGELLTWEDIQKMKYSWNVACEVMRLNPPLQGAFREAMSEFIYAGFTIPKGWKLYWSAYSTHRNPKYFLEPEKFDPTRFEGSGPAPYTYVPFGGGPRMCPGKEYARLEILTFMHNIVKRYRWEKLVANEKVVVDPFPTPAKGLPIRLIPHKTT, from the exons ATGGAATGGTTCTTAATTTTCTTGTTCCTAAGCTTTCTCTTTGTCATTTTACTTTCACTTCAAACCCTTTTTTACAGACAAAAAACTATCATTTCCTCCACAAACCTTCCTCCTGGAAAATCCGGATGGCCTTTCCTAGGTGAAACCGTTGACTTTTTATCAACGGGATGGAAAGGTCATCCAGAGCAATTTGTCAACGACAGAATGATCAAATACTCCCAAGAATGCTTCAAAACAAGCATTCTCGGAGAATCTGTTGCAATCATTTGCGGCCCTATGGGCAACAAATTCTTATTCTCAAACGAGGACAAACTGGTCACCACGTGGTGGCCGGACTCGGTAAACAAAGTCTTCCCAACCTCCCTCCAAACTAACTCCAAAGAGGAGtctaaaaaaatgagaaaactcCTCCCACAATTTCTCAAAGCCGATTCTTTACAAAAATACATTGGTATAATGGATAGTATTTCCCAAAAACATTTCACAAATGAATgggaaaataaaaagaatataattattttCCCACTAGCTAAAAAATACACATTTTGGGTAGCATGCCGACTTTTTCTTAGCATTAATGACCCAAATCATATAGCTCATTTTGCTAATCCTTTTAATGTTATAGCATCTGGGATTATATCAATTCCAATAAATTTTCCTGGAACCCCATTTAATAAGGCAATTAAGGCAGCTAATTTTATAAGAAAAGAGCTTAAATTAATTATCCAACAAAGGAAAATTGATTTAGCAGAGAATAAAGGAAGAAATAATGAAGATATATTGTCTTATATGTTGAGTGTTAGAGATGAAAATGGGAAGAATATGAATGAAATGGATATTGCTGATAAAATATTAGGTTTATTAATTGGTGGACATGATACTGCTAGTGttgttattacttttattgTCAAGTATCTTGCTGAACTTCCTCACATATATGATTTGGTCTACCAAG agCAAATGGAGATTGCAAAATCGAAAGCACCTGGAGAGTTGTTGACATGGGAGGATATTCAAAAGATGAAGTATTCATGGAATGTAGCTTGTGAAGTAATGAGGTTGAATCCCCCATTACAAGGTGCTTTTAGAGAAGCTATGAGTGAATTCATATATGCTGGTTTCACCATTCCCAAAGGCTGGAAG CTATATTGGAGCGCCTACTCGACACATCGCAACCCAAAATATTTCCTAGAGCCCGAAAAGTTTGATCCAACGAGGTTTGAGGGGAGCGGGCCAGCACCATACACGTATGTGCCATTTGGGGGAGGACCAAGGATGTGCCCCGGTAAAGAATATGCACGATTAGAAATACTAACATTTATGCACAATATTGTGAAGAGATATAGATGGGAGAAATTGGTTGCAAATGAAAAAGTAGTAGTTGATCCATTTCCTACGCCAGCAAAAGGGCTTCCTATCCGCCTTATTCCACATAAAACTACATGA
- the LOC130798815 gene encoding uncharacterized protein LOC130798815, which produces MSSSSETQQNIDPITNPTSPYYLHPSDASFILVSTPFTGNNFIDWKRSVTIALSAKNKLGFINGNISKPADSSSVFPAWERGNSTLITWFMKVLDPIIARSVLHFDSASAIWSNLHERFGQTSGTQIYSTLQQLADIQQGTYNISSFYTKMKILWDTQDATQPLPICTCTNCTCRITQKVMTL; this is translated from the coding sequence ATGTCTTCTTCTTCTGAAACTCAACAAAACATCGATCCTATTACTAATCCAACCTCTCCATATTATTTACATCCTAGCGATGCAAGTTTTATACTCGTTTCCACTCCTTTTACTGGAAACAATTTCATTGATTGGAAAAGATCTGTTACGATAGCTTTATCAGCCAAGAACAAACTAGGATTCATCAATGGCAACATTTCTAAACCTGCTGATTCTTCTTCTGTCTTTCCGGCCTGGGAAAGAGGCAATAGTACTCTCATCACCTGGTTCATGAAGGTGTTAGATCCAATAATCGCCAGAAGTGTTCTGCATTTCGATTCTGCTTCTGCAATATGGTCTAATCTTCACGAAAGATTTGGACAGACTTCTGGTACACAAATTTATTCAACTCTACAGCAACTTGCCGACATACAACAAGGAACATATAACATTTCTTCGTTCTACACTAAGATGAAAATACTATGGGATACACAAGATGCTACTCAACCATTGCCAATATGCACTTGTACAAATTGCACCTGTAGAATCACTCAAAAAGTCATGACACTTTAA
- the LOC130798182 gene encoding TORTIFOLIA1-like protein 2 isoform X1, protein MKQRTELKTKGPRKLGNSQQIVYELKHRVVLSLNKISDRDTYQIGVQELEKLAESLKPDGMIPFLSCILDSDSEQKSAVRKECVRMMGVLVKLHGDLVGPHLGKMVASIVKRLKDQDTVVRDTCVDTMGVFAAEFGKHQVESDGIFVLLVRPFFEALGDQNKQIQTGAALCLARVIDNIIDPPISILQKILARSMKLLKNPHFKAKPSVIELNKSLIQAGGALSHSALSTSICSIQGALKDNDWTTRKAASLALGEIASRGGPLLAPFRASCVQALESCRFDKVKPVRETVLQALHCWRSIERKNVPECSDTMSTIKDSPSRDDYGDLVPACSSLWKDIAQENLKANFVRKRAPVSTRKLCSKFADTSGKSNECEWHVGVAVPKMHPGFPRLLHNDESESSSACKTQETITADVISMQGIGYEYDLSDEKQEYTSVSNHVSDDFTNKFMSSIHRHSGRGDIIMSEGSEKLFLVGKTDVETEKSHTPKMEDRRSLDSTVTEAEECDSVHVYCSQTENEISSIRKQLLEIEKKQSNLMDLFQGFAMSTMDTLSVIQSKVSSLEHAVDKIAHDVHVSKYNDLASMRHHENGRSIDSPRILNTSPKPSVDMQDKTSARPLRKNEIWEGKAVVIKSKSKSIRPCLDSQRRPLSMVNRNFIGAEPETDTAYDLHSMSYHQNIKNDWPNPSTSPSNAQHRARVKENGIYKHIKGLLCEGDIDSAYREALYSGDQQLLIELIDGTGPVLDRLSNETINNLLTTLASYVSEHIIIESIYPWLQQVVDLSGIHGPNCVPLSMKVRREILSALQKALDVDVTNPTKRRMVAQLAMNLQQIWG, encoded by the exons ATGAAGCAAAGAACTGAGCTGAAAACAAAAGGTCCCAGAAAGTTGGGTAATTCTCAGCAAATTGTGTATGAACTTAAGCATCGAGTAGTTCTTTCGCTAAATAAGATTTCTGATCGTGATACTTATCAAATTGGAGTTCAGGAGCTGGAAAAACTAGCTGAAAGTTTAAAACCTGATGGAATGATCCCATTTTTGTCTTGCATATTGGATTCTGATTCAGAGCAGAAAAGTGCTGTTCGCAAGGAGTGCGTCAGGATGATGGGTGTGTTAGTGAAATTGCACGGCGATCTTGTAGGTCCACACTTGGGGAAGATGGTAGCTTCAATCGTAAAGAGACTGAAGGATCAGGACACTGTTGTCAGAGATACATGTGTGGATACAATGGGTGTTTTTGCAGCAGAATTTGGAAAACATCAAGTGGAAAGTGATGGTATATTTGTTTTGTTAGTGAGACCGTTTTTCGAGGCCTTAGGTGATCAGAACAAGCAGATTCAAACTGGTGCTGCATTGTGTCTTGCAAGGGTCATTGACAATATTATCGATCCTCCGATTTCGATCTTGCAAAAGATTTTGGCTCGCAGCATGAAGCTGCTCAAGAATCCACACTTTAAGGCTAAACCATCAGTGATTGAATTGAACAAAAGCCTTATTCAG GCGGGAGGTGCTTTGTCGCATAGTGCTTTATCTACTTCAATTTGTAGCATCCAAGGAGCCCTTAAAGATAATGATTGGACAACTCGTAAGGCTGCGTCATTAGCACTGGGAGAGATAGCTTCAAGAGGGGGACCCTTACTAGCACCTTTTAGGGCTTCTTGTGTGCAAGCACTTGAATCATGTCGCTTTGATAAG GTTAAACCAGTAAGAGAAACAGTATTACAGGCTCTTCATTGTTGGAGAAGTATTGAAAGGAAAAATGTGCCTGAATGTTCAGATACAATGTCTACTATAAAAG ATAGTCCAAGTAGAGATGACTATGGGGATCTGGTTCCTGCTTGTAGCTCTTTGTGGAAAGATATTGCTCAGGAAAATTTGAAAGCCAATTTTGTCAGGAAAAGAGCTCCAGTCTCGACTAGAAAACTATGTTCTAAATTTGCTGATACATCTGGTAAGTCTAATGAATGTGAGTGGCATGTGGGTGTTGCTGTTCCAAAGATGCATCCTGGTTTTCCCCGACTTCTTCATAACGACGAATCTGAGAGTAGCTCAGCCTGTAAGACGCAAGAAACGATAACAGCTGATGTCATAAGCATGCAAGGGATTGGGTATGAGTATGATCTAAGCGATGAAAAGCAAGAGTATACATCTGTTTCTAATCATGTCTCAGATGATTTTACTAATAAGTTTATGTCATCTATTCATCGCCATTCTGGTAGAGGTGATATTATAATGTCTGAAGGGAGTGAGAAACTGTTTTTAGTGGGAAAAACTGATGTTGAAACTGAAAAGTCACATACTCCAAAGATGGAAGATCGTAGAAGTCTTGATTCTACTGTAACTGAAGCTGAAGAGTGCGATTCCGTGCATGTTTATTGTTCTCAGACAGAAAATGAGATAAGCTCAATCAGAAAACAGCTTCTGGAAATAGAAAAGAAACAGTCAAACTTGATGGATCTTTTTCAG GGATTTGCAATGAGCACCATGGACACTTTGTCTGTGATACAGTCGAAGGTTTCAAGTCTTGAACATGCTGTCGACAAAATAGCACATGATGTTCATGTAAGCAAATATAATGATCTTGCAAGTATGAGACACCATGAAAATGGTCGGAGTATTGATTCTCCTAGAATTTTAAACACTTCCCCTAAGCCATCAGTTGATATGCAGGACAAAACTTCTGCACGACCTTTAAGAAAGAACGAGATTTGGGAGGGGAAAGCAGTAGTGATCAAAAGTAAGAGCAAGTCTATTCGCCCGTGTCTAGACTCTCAGAGACGGCCATTATCAATGGTCAATAGGAACTTTATAGGAGCTGAACCTGAAACGGATACTGCCTATGATCTGCACAGCATGAGTTAccatcaaaatataaaaaatgactGGCCCAATCCTTCAACTTCCCCTAGTAATGCTCAGCATCGGGCAAGAGTGAAGGAAAATGGCATTTATAAACATATCAAGGGCCTTCTCTGTGAAGGGGATATTGATTCTGCGTACAGAGAAGCTCTCTATTCAGGTGATCAACAACTTCTGATTGAGCTCATTGACGGAACTGGACCTGTGCTGGATCGTTTATCAAACGAGACTATCAACAATCTGTTAACCACTTTAGCATCATATGTCTCAGAACATATAATCATCGAGTCTATATACCCTTGGTTGCAGCAG GTAGTAGATTTGAGTGGAATTCATGGACCAAACTGTGTTCCTCTTTCAATGAAAGTGAGAAGAGAGATTCTATCAGCATTGCAGAAAGCATTGGATGTCGATGTTACTAATCCTACAAAGCGACGAATGGTTGCCCAACTGGCTATGAATTTGCAACAAATTTGGGGTTAA